A region of Gammaproteobacteria bacterium DNA encodes the following proteins:
- the metH gene encoding methionine synthase: MKNNCTTTLEQLLKQRILILDGAMGTMIQTYKLDEKDYRGTRFADFAHDLKGNNDLLTLTQPHIIRAIHTAYLEAGADILETNTFNSTSISMADYHMEDLVYELNLEAAKLARAAADEVQAKTPGKPRFVAGVLGPTSRTASISPDVNDPGFRNVTFDQLVEAYTEAMRGLLDGGADILMVETIFDTLNAKAALFAIDQYFEDHHVRVPVMISGTITDASGRTLSGQTTEAFWNSVSHVRPLSIGLNCALGAKELRPYVQELSRIADTHVSAHPNAGLPNAFGEYDETPETMAGIIREFAESGFLNIVGGCCGTSPAHIKAIADAVSQIPPRIVPVIEKKCRLSGLEPFNIGEDTLFVNVGERTNVTGSKAFARLIIGGEFDKALDVARNQVESGAQIIDINMDEGMLDSEKAMVTFLKLIASEPDISRVPIMIDSSKWSVIEAGLKCVQGKPIVNSISMKEGKAEFVERAKLVRRYGAAVIVMAFDEQGQADTQARKVEICTESYNILVNEVGFPPEDIIFDPNIFAVATGIEEHNNYGVDFIEATRIIKKALPYAKISGGVSNVSFSFRGNEPVREAIHTVFLYHAIQAGLTMGIVNAGQLGVYAEIPKDVLERVEDVILNRRPDATERLVEFAESVKGSDKAKIEDLAWRNGTVTERLTHALVKGITTHVIEDTEEARQQAVRPIHVIEGPLMDGMNVVGDLFGSGKMFLPQVVKSARVMKQAVAHLIPYIEAEKEAGGGAQKAKGKILMATVKGDVHDIGKNIVGVVLQCNNFDVVDLGVMVSCAKILQTARDEKVDIIGLSGLITPSLEEMAYVAKEMEREGFTLPLLIGGATTSRVHTAVKIEPGYSGPTVYVTDASRSVGVCTSLVSDDLKDPYVRDIKAEYEKIRIEHKGKKASSKRYTLLEAREHGLKTDWATYTPPHPAFLGLKALTDYPLQDISARIDWTPFFQTWELSGRYPKILSDAKVGEAATHLFSDAQAMLKRIIEERWLQANAVIGLFPANSVNEDIEIYTDESRTNVAMTFHALRQQMIKPPGRPNLCLADLIAPKSSGVKDYIGAFAVTTGIGIDARVAEYEKNHDDYNSIMLKALADRLAEAFAEFLHERVRKEFWGYAKDECLSNEELIEEKYRGIRPAPGYAACPDHTEKGPLFELLHAPENAGIILTESYAMLPTAAVSGFYFAHPESSYFSVGKIEKDQVEDYARRKGMTVEEAERWLAPVLAYDA, encoded by the coding sequence ATGAAAAATAACTGCACTACCACCCTCGAACAGCTCCTGAAACAGCGCATCCTCATTCTGGACGGCGCGATGGGGACGATGATCCAGACCTACAAGCTGGATGAAAAAGATTATCGCGGCACGCGCTTTGCCGATTTTGCGCATGATCTGAAGGGCAACAACGATCTGCTGACCCTCACCCAGCCACACATCATCCGCGCCATTCATACCGCCTATCTTGAGGCTGGGGCGGATATTCTTGAGACCAACACCTTCAATTCCACCTCGATCTCCATGGCCGACTACCACATGGAGGACCTGGTATACGAGTTGAATCTGGAAGCTGCGAAGCTCGCGCGCGCGGCGGCGGATGAGGTGCAGGCCAAAACGCCCGGCAAGCCGCGCTTCGTGGCGGGTGTGCTGGGGCCCACCAGCCGCACCGCCTCGATCTCACCCGATGTCAACGACCCCGGCTTTCGCAACGTCACCTTCGATCAACTGGTAGAGGCTTATACCGAGGCGATGCGTGGGCTGCTCGATGGCGGTGCGGATATCCTGATGGTCGAAACTATTTTCGACACGCTCAACGCCAAGGCGGCGCTGTTCGCTATTGATCAGTACTTTGAAGATCACCATGTGCGCGTGCCGGTCATGATCTCCGGCACGATTACCGACGCCAGCGGACGCACCCTGTCCGGGCAGACCACGGAGGCGTTCTGGAATTCCGTGTCGCACGTGCGGCCCTTGAGCATCGGCCTGAACTGCGCGCTTGGCGCCAAGGAACTGCGCCCCTACGTGCAGGAATTGTCCAGGATCGCCGACACCCATGTGAGCGCGCATCCCAACGCAGGCCTGCCCAACGCCTTTGGCGAGTATGACGAGACGCCGGAGACGATGGCGGGCATCATCCGCGAATTCGCGGAAAGCGGCTTTCTCAATATCGTCGGCGGCTGCTGTGGCACCAGCCCCGCACACATCAAGGCGATTGCCGATGCGGTAAGCCAAATCCCGCCGCGCATTGTGCCGGTGATCGAAAAGAAGTGCCGACTCTCAGGCCTGGAACCCTTCAATATTGGCGAGGACACGTTGTTCGTCAACGTCGGCGAGCGCACCAACGTGACCGGCTCGAAGGCCTTCGCGCGGCTCATCATTGGCGGTGAATTCGACAAGGCGCTCGACGTAGCACGCAACCAGGTCGAAAGCGGCGCGCAGATTATCGACATCAATATGGACGAAGGCATGCTCGATTCGGAAAAGGCGATGGTGACCTTTCTGAAGCTGATCGCCTCCGAGCCCGACATCAGCCGCGTGCCGATCATGATCGACTCCTCCAAGTGGTCGGTGATCGAGGCGGGATTGAAGTGCGTGCAGGGCAAGCCTATCGTCAACTCCATCAGCATGAAGGAAGGCAAGGCGGAGTTTGTTGAGCGGGCCAAACTGGTGCGGCGTTATGGTGCGGCGGTGATCGTGATGGCGTTCGACGAACAGGGCCAGGCCGACACCCAGGCGCGCAAGGTGGAAATCTGCACCGAGTCCTACAATATTCTGGTCAATGAGGTCGGCTTTCCGCCCGAAGACATCATCTTCGACCCCAACATCTTCGCCGTCGCCACCGGCATCGAGGAACACAATAACTACGGCGTGGATTTCATCGAAGCCACGCGCATCATTAAGAAAGCCCTGCCCTATGCCAAGATCAGTGGAGGCGTGAGCAACGTCTCGTTCTCCTTCCGTGGCAATGAGCCAGTGCGCGAGGCCATCCACACTGTGTTCCTCTATCACGCTATCCAGGCGGGTCTGACGATGGGCATCGTCAATGCCGGGCAGTTGGGCGTGTATGCAGAGATCCCCAAGGATGTTCTGGAGCGCGTGGAGGACGTGATTCTCAATCGCCGCCCCGACGCCACCGAACGCCTGGTGGAGTTCGCCGAATCGGTCAAGGGCAGCGACAAGGCCAAGATCGAAGACCTCGCCTGGCGCAACGGCACGGTGACGGAGCGCCTTACGCATGCTCTGGTGAAGGGCATCACTACCCATGTCATCGAGGATACCGAAGAGGCGCGGCAGCAGGCGGTGCGTCCCATCCATGTGATCGAAGGGCCGCTGATGGACGGCATGAACGTGGTCGGCGACCTGTTCGGCTCGGGCAAAATGTTCTTGCCGCAGGTGGTGAAAAGTGCGCGCGTCATGAAGCAGGCGGTGGCGCATCTCATACCGTATATTGAAGCGGAAAAAGAAGCCGGTGGCGGCGCACAAAAGGCCAAGGGCAAGATCCTCATGGCGACGGTGAAGGGCGATGTACACGACATTGGCAAGAACATCGTCGGCGTGGTGTTGCAGTGCAACAATTTCGACGTGGTCGATCTGGGCGTGATGGTGTCGTGCGCCAAAATCCTGCAAACCGCGCGTGATGAAAAGGTCGATATCATCGGCCTGTCGGGCCTGATCACGCCGTCGCTGGAAGAGATGGCCTATGTCGCCAAAGAAATGGAGCGTGAAGGCTTCACCCTGCCGCTGCTGATCGGCGGCGCCACCACCTCGCGCGTGCACACCGCCGTAAAGATCGAGCCCGGCTATAGCGGCCCCACCGTTTATGTGACGGACGCCTCGCGTAGCGTGGGTGTGTGTACCTCACTGGTGAGCGATGACCTTAAAGATCCGTATGTAAGGGACATCAAGGCCGAATACGAAAAGATCCGCATCGAGCATAAGGGCAAAAAGGCATCGAGCAAGCGCTATACGCTGCTTGAGGCGCGCGAGCACGGCCTGAAAACCGACTGGGCCACCTATACGCCGCCGCACCCCGCCTTCCTTGGCCTGAAGGCGCTTACCGATTACCCATTGCAGGACATCAGCGCACGCATCGACTGGACGCCGTTCTTCCAGACCTGGGAACTCTCTGGGCGTTATCCCAAAATTCTCAGTGACGCGAAGGTGGGCGAGGCCGCCACCCATTTGTTCAGTGATGCCCAGGCGATGCTCAAGCGCATCATCGAGGAACGCTGGCTGCAAGCCAATGCCGTGATTGGCCTGTTCCCCGCCAATAGCGTGAACGAAGACATCGAAATCTATACCGATGAATCGCGCACCAATGTGGCGATGACCTTTCACGCCCTGCGCCAGCAGATGATCAAGCCACCGGGCCGCCCCAATCTGTGCCTGGCTGATTTGATCGCGCCTAAGAGCAGCGGTGTGAAAGACTACATTGGTGCCTTCGCCGTTACCACTGGCATCGGTATCGACGCGCGTGTCGCCGAGTACGAGAAGAACCACGACGACTACAACAGCATCATGTTAAAAGCCCTCGCCGACCGCCTTGCCGAAGCCTTTGCCGAATTCCTGCACGAACGCGTGCGCAAGGAATTTTGGGGTTACGCTAAAGATGAATGCTTAAGCAACGAAGAGCTGATTGAAGAAAAGTACCGCGGCATCCGCCCCGCCCCCGGCTATGCCGCCTGCCCCGATCACACCGAAAAAGGCCCGCTGTTCGAGTTGCTCCATGCGCCAGAAAATGCCGGGATCATCCTAACTGAAAGCTATGCCATGCTGCCCACCGCAGCGGTAAGCGGGTTTTATTTCGCGCATCCCGAATCGAGCTATTTTTCCGTCGGCAAGATCGAGAAAGATCAGGTCGAGGACTATGCGCGGCGTAAGGGCATGACGGTCGAAGAGGCAGAGCGTTGGCTGGCGCCGGTGCTGGCGTATGACGCTTGA
- a CDS encoding SpoVR family protein, with amino-acid sequence MENRVLSETSEWTFDLLDTYHNEIARVAAHYKLDTYPNQIEIITAEQMMDAYSYVGMPVGYAHWSFGKQFLGVEQRYRRGQMGLAYEIVINSSPCIAYLMEENTMMMQALVIAHAAYGHNSFFKGNYLFRAWTDAESIVDYLLFARNYIAECEQRYGADEVEAVLDSCHALMNYGVDRYKRPARLSLQEEQQRHKEREEYLQSRINDLWRTVPVTDKRTNVQEEEHFPPEPQENLLYFIEKNAPLLEPWQREVVRIVRKMAQYFYPQRQTQVMNEGWATFWHYTILNTLYDEGLLSDGFMIEFLQSHTNVVYQPPYDSKYYSGINPYALGFAMMSDIRRICEHPTDEDRHWFPDLAGSDWIKSLDFAMRNFKDESFIAQYLSPKLIRDLKLFAVLDDDMDNQLEISAIHDERGYRDIRQALAENYNLGNREPNIQVYNVNRRGDRSLTLRHIQHNRRPLNDDADEVLKHLTRLWGFTVRMETVHEDGEVEVTHECRKES; translated from the coding sequence ATGGAAAATCGCGTGTTATCCGAAACATCCGAGTGGACGTTTGATCTGCTCGACACATATCACAATGAGATTGCCCGTGTTGCCGCACATTACAAGCTCGACACCTATCCTAACCAGATAGAAATCATCACCGCAGAACAGATGATGGACGCCTATTCCTATGTGGGCATGCCGGTGGGCTATGCACATTGGTCGTTCGGCAAGCAGTTCCTCGGCGTCGAGCAGCGATACCGGCGCGGCCAGATGGGCCTGGCGTATGAGATCGTCATCAACTCCAGTCCGTGCATCGCTTACCTCATGGAAGAAAACACCATGATGATGCAGGCCCTGGTTATCGCCCACGCCGCTTATGGCCACAACTCCTTTTTCAAGGGCAATTATCTGTTCCGCGCCTGGACAGATGCGGAATCCATCGTCGACTATCTGCTATTCGCACGAAACTACATCGCCGAGTGTGAACAGCGCTATGGTGCCGATGAGGTCGAGGCGGTGCTGGATTCTTGTCACGCCCTGATGAATTACGGCGTAGACCGCTACAAACGGCCCGCCCGCCTCTCTCTGCAAGAGGAGCAGCAACGGCACAAGGAGCGGGAAGAGTATCTGCAATCGCGCATCAACGACCTGTGGCGCACCGTGCCGGTGACTGACAAGCGTACCAATGTGCAGGAGGAAGAGCATTTCCCGCCGGAACCGCAGGAAAATCTCCTCTATTTCATCGAGAAAAATGCCCCGTTACTGGAGCCGTGGCAACGCGAGGTCGTGCGTATCGTCAGAAAAATGGCGCAATATTTCTATCCGCAACGCCAGACCCAGGTGATGAACGAAGGCTGGGCGACCTTCTGGCACTATACCATCCTCAATACCCTGTATGACGAAGGCCTGCTCAGCGACGGCTTCATGATCGAATTCCTGCAGTCCCACACCAATGTGGTCTATCAGCCGCCGTATGACAGCAAGTACTACAGCGGCATCAATCCCTATGCGCTGGGTTTCGCCATGATGAGCGACATCCGCCGCATCTGCGAGCACCCCACCGATGAGGACAGGCACTGGTTCCCGGATCTTGCCGGTAGCGATTGGATCAAGTCATTGGATTTCGCCATGCGTAACTTCAAGGACGAGAGTTTTATCGCGCAATACCTGTCGCCCAAACTGATCCGTGACCTGAAACTGTTCGCCGTGCTCGACGACGACATGGACAATCAATTGGAAATCTCGGCAATACATGACGAACGCGGCTACCGCGACATCCGCCAGGCGCTCGCAGAGAATTACAACCTGGGTAACCGCGAACCCAACATCCAGGTCTACAACGTTAATCGCCGTGGTGATCGCTCGCTGACCCTGCGCCACATCCAGCACAACCGGCGCCCATTGAACGACGACGCGGACGAAGTGCTCAAACACCTCACCCGGTTATGGGGATTCACCGTGCGCATGGAAACCGTGCATGAGGATGGCGAGGTGGAAGTGACGCACGAGTGCCGGAAGGAGAGCTGA
- a CDS encoding YeaH/YhbH family protein, which produces MAQFIDRRLNGKNKSAVNRQKFIRRFKGQIKKAVGDAMSGRSITDLERGEKINIPARDISEPVFGHGPGGKREGIHPGNSDFVTGDRVSRPSGGGGGGKGKASNSGEGEDEFSFELSREEFLDLFFEDLELPDLIKTQLAKQVLYKSVRAGYTSDGVPSNLNVVRSMKSSLSRRIATRNPYSRRLREAEQELELLLVTEGEGGALVMALQEEILRLKAKIRAIPFIDTFDLKYNNRIKQPQPTTQAVMFCLMDVSGSMDEGKKDMAKRFFTLLYLFLTRSYERIELVFIRHHTVAKEVDEQEFFYSRETGGTVVSSALEMMHDIIKERYPSSEWNIYGAQASDGDNWTDDSPICRDILINAIMPNVQYYAYIEITEENHQGLWREYLTVKRSCSNFAMQHITEPADIYPVFRKLFQKKLV; this is translated from the coding sequence GTGGCGCAATTTATCGACAGACGATTGAACGGCAAGAACAAGAGCGCGGTCAATCGCCAGAAATTTATCCGGCGCTTCAAGGGCCAGATAAAAAAGGCCGTGGGCGACGCCATGTCTGGCCGTTCCATCACAGACCTGGAGCGTGGCGAGAAGATCAACATTCCGGCCCGGGACATCTCGGAGCCAGTGTTTGGCCATGGCCCCGGCGGCAAACGCGAGGGCATCCATCCCGGCAACAGCGATTTCGTCACGGGCGACCGTGTATCACGTCCCTCCGGCGGGGGAGGTGGCGGCAAAGGCAAAGCCAGCAACAGCGGCGAGGGTGAAGACGAGTTCAGCTTCGAGTTGTCGCGCGAGGAATTCCTCGATCTGTTTTTCGAAGACTTGGAGTTGCCCGACCTGATCAAGACGCAACTGGCCAAACAGGTGCTGTATAAATCGGTGCGCGCCGGTTATACCTCCGACGGCGTGCCCAGCAACTTGAATGTGGTGCGCTCGATGAAGAGCTCGCTGAGCCGGCGCATCGCCACACGCAATCCGTACTCCCGTCGTCTGCGTGAGGCCGAACAGGAGCTGGAACTACTGTTGGTCACGGAGGGCGAGGGTGGCGCGCTGGTCATGGCGCTGCAAGAGGAGATCCTCCGGCTTAAGGCCAAAATCCGTGCGATTCCGTTTATCGACACCTTTGACCTGAAATACAACAACCGCATCAAACAACCGCAGCCCACGACGCAGGCGGTGATGTTTTGCCTGATGGATGTGTCCGGCTCAATGGATGAGGGCAAAAAGGATATGGCCAAACGCTTCTTCACGCTGCTGTATCTGTTCCTGACACGCAGCTATGAGCGGATCGAGCTGGTGTTCATCCGCCATCACACCGTCGCCAAGGAAGTCGACGAACAGGAATTTTTCTATTCGCGCGAGACCGGCGGCACGGTGGTGTCGAGCGCGCTGGAAATGATGCATGACATTATCAAGGAGCGCTACCCCTCGTCGGAATGGAACATCTACGGTGCGCAGGCCTCCGACGGCGATAACTGGACCGACGATTCACCGATCTGCCGCGACATTCTGATCAACGCCATCATGCCGAACGTACAGTATTACGCCTACATCGAGATCACCGAAGAGAATCACCAGGGGCTGTGGCGCGAATATCTGACAGTGAAGCGGTCCTGCTCGAATTTTGCCATGCAGCATATTACCGAACCTGCGGATATCTATCCCGTGTTTCGCAAACTCTTCCAGAAAAAGCTGGTGTGA
- a CDS encoding PrkA family serine protein kinase, translated as MNIFNSYISRYEESKQEEMSLQEYLELCKKDPSAYASAAERMLMAIGEPETLDTQTDPRLSRLFSNKVIKIYPAFREFYGMEETIEQIVSYFRHAAQGLEERKQIIYLLGPPGGGKSSLAEKLKSLMEKMPFYAIKDSPVNESPLGLFSPAEDGQILEEDYGVPRRYLPGIMSPWAVKRLHEFNGDITKFRVVKLHPSVLEQTGIAKTEPGDENNQDISSLVGKVDIRKLEQYSQDDPDAYSYSGGLCLANQGLLEFVEMFKAPIKVLHPLLTATQEGNYKGTEGFAAIPFNGIVLAHSNESEWTSFKNNKNNEAFLDRIYIVKVPYCLRASDEVKIYQKLLKNSSLSQAPCAPGTLEMMAQFAVLSRLKEPENSNIYSKMRVYDGENLKDVDPKAKSYQEYRDYAGVDEGMNGLSTRFAFKILSRVFNHDTVEVAANPVHLLYIIEQQIEQEQFPPDIMERYLAYLKGYLAPRYAEFIGKEIQTAYLESYSEFGQNIFDRYVTYADYWIQDSEYRDQDTGEIFDRAALNGELEKIEKPAGISNPKDFRNEIVNFTLRARAALGGKNPAWTSYEKLRVVIEKKMFSSTEDLLPVISFNTKSSTDDKKKHEDFVARMVHKGYTSKQVRLLCEWHLRTRKSS; from the coding sequence ATGAATATTTTCAACAGCTACATATCCCGCTACGAAGAAAGCAAGCAGGAGGAGATGTCCTTGCAGGAGTACCTGGAACTCTGCAAGAAGGATCCTTCCGCCTACGCCAGCGCGGCAGAGCGGATGTTGATGGCCATAGGCGAACCGGAAACGCTGGACACCCAGACCGACCCGCGCCTGAGCCGGCTCTTTTCCAACAAGGTGATCAAGATCTACCCGGCCTTCCGCGAATTTTACGGCATGGAGGAAACCATCGAGCAGATCGTATCCTACTTCCGCCATGCGGCCCAGGGGCTGGAAGAGAGAAAGCAGATCATCTACCTGCTCGGCCCACCCGGTGGCGGCAAATCGTCGCTGGCCGAAAAGCTCAAGTCGCTGATGGAGAAGATGCCGTTCTACGCCATCAAGGATTCGCCCGTCAACGAATCGCCGCTGGGGCTGTTTTCGCCGGCGGAAGATGGTCAGATCCTTGAGGAGGACTACGGCGTGCCACGCCGCTACCTACCCGGCATCATGTCGCCGTGGGCGGTGAAGCGCTTGCACGAATTCAATGGCGACATCACCAAGTTCAGGGTGGTGAAGCTGCATCCATCGGTGCTGGAGCAAACCGGCATTGCCAAAACCGAACCCGGCGACGAGAACAATCAGGATATCTCCTCGCTGGTCGGCAAGGTGGACATCCGCAAGCTGGAGCAGTACTCCCAGGACGACCCGGACGCCTACAGCTATTCCGGCGGCCTGTGCCTGGCCAACCAGGGTCTGCTGGAATTCGTCGAGATGTTCAAGGCGCCGATCAAGGTACTACACCCTCTGCTCACGGCTACTCAGGAAGGCAACTATAAGGGTACGGAAGGCTTTGCCGCGATCCCCTTCAACGGCATCGTGCTCGCGCACTCCAACGAGTCCGAGTGGACCTCCTTCAAGAACAACAAAAATAACGAGGCCTTCCTCGACCGTATCTATATCGTCAAGGTGCCGTATTGCCTGCGCGCCTCCGACGAGGTGAAGATCTATCAGAAGCTGCTCAAGAATAGCTCGCTGTCGCAGGCCCCTTGCGCGCCGGGCACGCTGGAGATGATGGCGCAGTTCGCGGTGTTGTCGCGCCTCAAGGAGCCGGAGAATTCGAATATCTACTCCAAGATGCGTGTCTACGACGGTGAGAATCTGAAGGATGTTGACCCAAAGGCGAAATCCTATCAGGAATACCGCGATTACGCCGGGGTGGACGAGGGCATGAACGGTTTATCGACGCGCTTTGCGTTCAAGATTCTTTCCCGCGTCTTCAATCACGACACTGTCGAGGTTGCGGCCAATCCGGTGCATCTGCTGTACATTATCGAGCAGCAGATCGAACAGGAGCAATTCCCACCCGACATCATGGAGCGCTATCTTGCGTACCTCAAAGGCTATCTCGCACCGCGTTACGCCGAATTCATCGGCAAGGAGATACAGACGGCGTACTTGGAGTCATACTCCGAGTTCGGCCAGAACATCTTCGACCGCTACGTCACCTATGCTGATTACTGGATCCAGGATTCGGAATACCGTGACCAAGACACTGGCGAGATCTTCGACCGGGCCGCGCTGAACGGGGAGCTGGAAAAAATCGAAAAGCCTGCGGGCATCAGCAATCCCAAGGATTTCCGCAACGAAATCGTCAACTTCACGCTGCGCGCACGTGCCGCCCTCGGCGGCAAGAACCCGGCGTGGACCAGCTACGAAAAACTGCGCGTGGTGATCGAGAAAAAGATGTTCTCCAGCACGGAAGACCTGCTGCCGGTGATCTCCTTCAACACCAAGTCCTCCACCGATGACAAGAAGAAGCACGAAGACTTCGTAGCGCGCATGGTGCATAAGGGCTATACGTCAAAGCAGGTACGGCTGCTGTGTGAATGGCATCTGCGCACCCGCAAGTCGTCGTGA
- a CDS encoding methyl-accepting chemotaxis protein, with the protein MSFLEKMTIKARLTILVGFMAVLMVVLGAMGLHATKASNESLRTVYVDRMVPVEQISSILNNNMSSRLHILKALESPTPEQIQATIDQVRQNREQINQKWKEYMATSLTPEEKQLADKLAADRKRFVEDGLVPVIALLRDGKLDAARNITHQFLEPAYGPVQEGAKALLKLQMDVAKEEYEKAQHTYEITRNITIAGMVVCIALAVLLAFFTVRGITRGVAELERATARLADGDLNARVNNHSADELGRVAKAFNHMADRFKNTIGEVSGSTSQLAAAAEQLSAVSMQTSHGIAQQQSETDQVATAMNEMSATVQDVARNAEQAASAARNADAEAQKGKRVVGDNIDAIDALAAEVERAAQVIQKLEAESGSIGTVVDVIKSIAEQTNLLALNAAIEAARAGEQGRGFAVVADEVRTLASRTQQSTQEIQQMIQRLQVGASEAVKVMVQGRSQAQDAVKQAAQAGESLEAITRAVANITDMNTQIASAAEEQSAVSEEINRNIVTISQVGSQTAAGAQQTSSASEELARLAAQLQTLVGRFRV; encoded by the coding sequence ATGAGTTTTCTGGAAAAAATGACTATCAAGGCGCGTTTGACGATTTTGGTGGGGTTCATGGCGGTGTTGATGGTGGTCCTCGGTGCAATGGGGTTGCACGCCACCAAGGCATCGAATGAGAGTTTGCGCACGGTATATGTCGACCGCATGGTGCCAGTGGAACAGATTTCTTCTATCTTGAATAATAACATGTCCAGCCGTCTCCATATCCTGAAGGCATTGGAAAGCCCCACGCCGGAGCAGATCCAGGCCACGATTGACCAGGTGCGGCAGAACCGCGAACAAATCAATCAAAAGTGGAAGGAGTACATGGCCACCTCTCTGACACCGGAAGAAAAGCAACTGGCGGACAAGCTCGCCGCTGACCGGAAACGGTTTGTCGAGGATGGGTTAGTGCCGGTAATAGCCCTGTTGCGTGACGGCAAGCTGGATGCGGCCCGTAACATCACCCATCAATTTCTCGAGCCTGCCTATGGCCCCGTCCAAGAGGGTGCCAAGGCGCTCCTGAAGCTGCAAATGGATGTCGCCAAAGAGGAATACGAGAAGGCCCAGCACACCTATGAAATCACCCGCAACATCACTATCGCAGGTATGGTGGTGTGCATTGCCCTGGCCGTGCTGCTCGCCTTTTTCACTGTGCGCGGCATCACCCGTGGCGTTGCGGAATTGGAACGCGCTACGGCGCGGCTGGCAGACGGGGATTTGAATGCCCGGGTCAACAATCACAGCGCTGACGAGTTGGGCCGGGTGGCCAAAGCCTTCAATCACATGGCGGACAGATTCAAGAATACCATCGGAGAAGTGTCGGGTTCTACATCCCAGTTGGCCGCTGCGGCAGAGCAACTTTCTGCAGTGAGCATGCAGACCAGCCATGGTATTGCCCAGCAGCAATCGGAAACCGATCAGGTTGCCACCGCCATGAACGAGATGTCCGCCACGGTGCAGGATGTGGCGCGCAATGCGGAGCAGGCGGCAAGCGCGGCGCGCAATGCGGATGCAGAGGCGCAAAAGGGTAAACGGGTGGTGGGTGACAACATCGACGCCATTGACGCACTGGCCGCCGAGGTGGAAAGGGCCGCCCAGGTGATTCAAAAACTGGAGGCGGAGAGCGGCAGTATCGGCACGGTGGTGGATGTCATCAAGAGCATCGCCGAGCAGACCAATCTTCTGGCATTGAATGCCGCTATCGAGGCCGCACGCGCCGGTGAGCAGGGGCGAGGATTCGCCGTGGTGGCCGACGAGGTGCGTACCCTCGCCAGCCGCACCCAGCAATCCACGCAAGAGATCCAGCAAATGATCCAGCGCCTGCAAGTGGGCGCCAGCGAGGCGGTAAAGGTAATGGTACAGGGGCGCAGTCAGGCACAGGACGCCGTGAAACAGGCGGCCCAGGCCGGCGAGTCGCTAGAAGCTATCACCCGCGCCGTGGCCAATATCACCGACATGAACACGCAGATCGCCAGCGCGGCGGAAGAGCAAAGCGCGGTGAGCGAGGAGATCAACCGCAACATCGTCACCATCAGCCAAGTCGGCAGCCAGACCGCTGCAGGCGCGCAGCAGACCTCCTCCGCCAGCGAGGAACTGGCGCGGCTGGCGGCACAGTTACAGACGCTGGTGGGGCGGTTCAGGGTCTGA